One Panthera leo isolate Ple1 chromosome B1, P.leo_Ple1_pat1.1, whole genome shotgun sequence DNA window includes the following coding sequences:
- the LOC122217914 gene encoding endogenous retroviral envelope protein HEMO-like produces the protein MTGYGIHDQKNTSLLFLVSKLYTRKPLQKLKDRPLFKDIRRDLSPLSIENCDGTGLFPPDIPRQYYNQTLWCTSTGSILKPLVKVRNGLNTYWLLQYRPLPNHQILQLAHKPPLRDLGAAELPKAKDYIWGDQNIALSWSGNKTKPYSGQGLTAGLLHQIFHNLFCSYGLTRIHRRQRCADNNMTGDKIHQTPT, from the exons ATGACAGGGTATGGCATCCATGACCAGAAAAACACATCACTTCTCTTTTTGGTGAGTAAATTGTACACGAGAAAGCCTCTACAGAAGCTCAAGGACCGTCCTTTGTTCAAAGACATTAGAAGGGATCTCTCCCCCCTTAGCATTGAAAACTGTGATGGTACTGGGCTTTTCCCACCTGACATACCAAGACAATATTACAATCAAACCTTGTGGTGCACTTCCACAGGTAGCATCCTCAAGCCTCTCGTGAAGGTCAGAAATGGTCTCAATACTTACTGGCTCTTACAGTACAGACCCTTGCCAAACCATCAGATATTACAGCTGGCTCACAAGCCACCCTTGCGTGACCTGGGAGCAGCTGAGCTGCCAAAGGCCAAAGATTACATATGGGGAGACCAAAACATTGCACTAAGTTGGTCAGGTAACAAGACCAAGCCTTACAGCGGCCAAGGCCTAACTGCAGGTCTCCTACATCAGATATTTCACAACCTGTTCTGCTCCTATGGACTGACAAGGATACACAGAAGACAAAGATGTGCAGATAACAACATGACAGGTGACAAGATACACCAAACCCCAACTTA A
- the CB1H4orf3 gene encoding uncharacterized protein C4orf3 homolog isoform X2, with product MQAGAAPEDGRDGPRERLALGEAGRQQQNHEMRSQSRAERFPKHSYWLDLWLFILFDLVLFIFVYLLP from the exons ATGCAGGCGGGCGCGGCGCCTGAAGATGGTCGAGACGGTCCCCGGGAGCGGCTAGCCTTGGGTGAAGCTGGGAGGCAGCAGCAGAATCATGAAATGCGGTCTCAATCGAGGGCAGAACGGTTTCCAAAACATTCCTACTGGTTGGATCTCTGGCTCTTCATCCTCTTTGACCTGGTGTTGTTTATCTTCGTGTATCTTTTACCCTG A
- the CB1H4orf3 gene encoding uncharacterized protein C4orf3 homolog isoform X3, with translation MQAGAAPEDGRDGPRERLALGEAGRQQQNHEMRSQSRAERFPKHSYWLDLWLFILFDLVLFIFVYLLP, from the coding sequence ATGCAGGCGGGCGCGGCGCCTGAAGATGGTCGAGACGGTCCCCGGGAGCGGCTAGCCTTGGGTGAAGCTGGGAGGCAGCAGCAGAATCATGAAATGCGGTCTCAATCGAGGGCAGAACGGTTTCCAAAACATTCCTACTGGTTGGATCTCTGGCTCTTCATCCTCTTTGACCTGGTGTTGTTTATCTTCGTGTATCTTTTACCCTG